The following coding sequences are from one Ammospiza nelsoni isolate bAmmNel1 chromosome 5, bAmmNel1.pri, whole genome shotgun sequence window:
- the GPR22 gene encoding G-protein coupled receptor 22, giving the protein MCLSPILEVNMQSESNITVRDAIDDIDTNMYQPLSYPLSFQVSLTGFLMLEIVLGLGSNLTVLVLYCMKSNLINSVSNIITMNLHVLDVIICVGCIPLTIVILLLSLESNTALICCFHEACVSFASVSTAINVFAITLDRYDISVKPANRILTMGRAVILMTSIWIISLFSFLIPFIEVNFFSLQSASTWENKTLLCVSTNEYHTELGMYYHILVQIPIFFFTVVVMLITYTKILQALNIRIGTRFTTGQKKKNRKKKTISLTTQHETTDMSHSSAGKNVVFGVRTSVSVIIALRRAVKRHRERRERQKRVFRMSLLIISTFLLCWTPISVLNTTILCLGPSDLLVKLRLCFLVMAYGTTIFHPLLYAFTRQKFQKVLKSKMKKRVVSIVEADPMPNNAVIHNSWIEPKRSKKITFEDSEVRQKCLVPQVVTD; this is encoded by the coding sequence ATGTGTTTGTCCCCCATTCTGGAAGTCAACATGCAGTCCGAATCTAACATTACAGTTCGAGATGCCATTGATGACATCGATACCAACATGTACCAACCACTGTCATATCCATTAAGCTTTCAAGTTTCTCTCACTGGATTTTTGATGTTAGAAATTGTTTTGGGACTTGGCAGCAACCTCACCGTTCTGGTACTTTACTGTATGAAATCCAACTTAATCAATTCTGTCAGTAACATAATTACAATGAACCTTCATGTACTTGATGTAATAATTTGTGTGGGATGTATTCCTCTAACTATAGTTATCCTTCTGCTTTCACTGGAGAGTAACACTGCTCTCATCTGCTGCTTCCATGAGGCTTGTGTCTCTTTTGCAAGTGTTTCAACTGCAATCAACGTCTTCGCTATCACGCTGGACCGATACGACATCTCTGTAAAACCTGCTAATCGAATCCTGACCATGGGAAGGGCTGTGATATTAATGACATCAATATGGAtcatttcactgttttccttcCTGATTCCTTTCATTGAAGTCAACTTCTTCAGTCTCCAAAGTGCAAGCACTTGGGAAAATAAGACACTTCTGTGCGTGAGTACAAACGAGTACCACACTGAGCTAGGAATGTACTACCACATTCTCGTTCAGATCccaatatttttcttcactgttgTAGTAATGCTAATTACATACACCAAAATACTCCAGGCCCTAAATATTCGGATTGGTACAAGATTTACAACAggacaaaagaagaaaaacagaaagaaaaaaactatttcTTTGACCACGCAGCATGAGACTACGGATATGTCCCACAGCAGCGCAGGAAAAAACGTCGTCTTTGGTGTAAGGACTTCCGTGTCCGTCATAATTGCTCTGCGCCGAGCTGTGAAACGGCACCGGGAGCGGCGAGAACGGCAAAAGAGAGTCTTCAGAATGTCCCTTCTGATCATCTCcaccttcctcctctgctggaCACCCATCTCTGTTTTAAACACCACTATCTTATGTTTGGGCCCAAGTGACCTTTTGGTAAAGTTGAGATTATGTTTTCTAGTAATGGCATATGGAACAACAATATTTCACCCTCTACTTTACGCATTCACGAGGCAAAAGTTTCAGAAAGTTCTGAAAAGTAAGATGAAAAAGCGAGTTGTTTCAATAGTGGAAGCAGATCCCATGCCAAATAACGCTGTAATACACAACTCATGGATAGAGCCTAAAAGGAGCAAAAAGATTACCTTTGAAGACAGCGAAGTAAGACAGAAATGTTTAGTACCTCAGGTTGTCACTGACTAG